In uncultured Cohaesibacter sp., a genomic segment contains:
- a CDS encoding multidrug effflux MFS transporter, whose protein sequence is MTEQNGLHSAGAAANQNRSARTAHFAEPNMPFAEFIVLMALLMSLAALCTDSIMPAFGVIGEEFGHNTPQELQKIITIFFAGLAIGQLIYGPLSDQIGRKSGMFIGLVIFIIGNLISWFSTSFEMLLLGRFLQGFGVAGPRIVMIALIRDLYAGREMARIMSFVMGLFIFVPALAPITGQTIMAISGWRSVFFSFILLSSIGGIWLAIRQNETLHASRRIRVTPANLWRGTKIIFTTPSCLGYMVAVGFVQGPFMLYLSTAQHLFQSTYGLGTLFPYAFAGLAISLGFASFMNSKLVLRFGMRYLVRRALVAIIFISALTLACTMPFDFIPDLWMLFLFFSPLFFCTGLLFGNMNTLAMEEVGNVAGLASAWVGAISTLIAMTIATLMGQIYDGSILALLGSFLFGAVITMFLTIFTERWRDRRDSEQSATAQ, encoded by the coding sequence ATGACAGAACAGAACGGTCTGCACTCCGCAGGGGCCGCTGCCAATCAGAACCGAAGTGCCAGAACGGCCCATTTCGCCGAACCGAACATGCCCTTCGCGGAATTCATCGTCCTGATGGCGCTGCTGATGTCGCTGGCGGCCCTGTGTACCGATTCCATCATGCCCGCATTTGGCGTCATTGGTGAGGAATTCGGTCACAATACGCCGCAGGAACTGCAGAAGATCATCACCATCTTCTTTGCCGGGTTGGCCATCGGACAGCTCATTTACGGGCCGCTTTCCGACCAGATCGGGCGCAAGAGCGGCATGTTTATCGGGCTGGTGATCTTCATCATCGGCAATCTGATAAGCTGGTTTTCGACCAGCTTTGAAATGTTGCTGCTGGGGCGCTTTCTTCAGGGCTTCGGCGTGGCTGGTCCGCGCATCGTGATGATCGCGCTCATCCGCGATCTCTATGCGGGGCGTGAAATGGCGCGCATCATGTCCTTTGTCATGGGGCTTTTCATTTTCGTTCCAGCCTTGGCGCCCATCACCGGCCAGACCATCATGGCCATTTCCGGCTGGCGGTCGGTCTTCTTTTCTTTCATCCTGTTGTCCAGCATCGGCGGCATCTGGCTCGCGATCCGGCAGAATGAAACCCTGCATGCCTCAAGGCGCATCCGCGTTACGCCCGCCAATCTGTGGCGGGGGACGAAGATCATTTTCACCACGCCAAGCTGCCTTGGTTATATGGTTGCCGTCGGCTTCGTTCAGGGGCCTTTCATGCTCTATCTCAGCACGGCGCAGCATCTGTTCCAGTCCACTTACGGGCTGGGTACCCTGTTTCCCTATGCCTTTGCCGGACTTGCCATTTCACTCGGTTTTGCCTCTTTCATGAACAGCAAGCTGGTGCTGCGCTTTGGCATGCGTTATCTCGTGCGCCGGGCACTTGTTGCCATCATTTTCATTTCGGCACTCACCCTTGCCTGCACCATGCCGTTTGATTTCATCCCGGATCTGTGGATGCTGTTCCTTTTCTTCAGCCCGCTGTTTTTCTGCACCGGTTTGCTCTTTGGCAACATGAACACCCTTGCCATGGAAGAGGTGGGCAATGTGGCCGGGCTGGCATCCGCATGGGTGGGGGCAATCTCGACGCTGATCGCCATGACAATCGCCACCCTGATGGGACAGATCTATGACGGTTCCATTCTGGCTTTGCTAGGCAGCTTCCTGTTTGGCGCAGTCATAACCATGTTTCTGACAATTTTCACAGAACGCTGGCGGGATCGCAGGGACAGCGAACAGAGTGCCACGGCCCAATGA
- a CDS encoding DUF4401 domain-containing protein, whose translation MSDNPTSFRFLMTAPGVLDWLAFLRDRGLAEKSQLTDIGRDILVLETGEIQETPIYLRALSAIGAVISGFLLLYLLFLFGLFDLDKTSLSINGLVFIGLSALLHALGMRKTSLGRDFYIQLSLTLLQVGKFALVAGLAQIVHDQFGLSWFWTISVILGLIVILSFLAFPSSIERFVSSFTFLASLWVCLLVEWPDHLKLAGFNLLLIGHMLALAAILRWPFVRQRLTSFYDALLLSLCLAIGLIQSFLSAGHQSWLDLPEQIEAVMGIGYRWSVQITMALALLALILWLAGRRGKLMREPVLATLLGLAALAIFSNAGILLALGLMILGFATHRQGHILLGLLFALFFGFLYYYLLDLTLLQKSAVLIASGALLLFGSAYIYWRGWHLPQQEKPSARRGTDAGEALS comes from the coding sequence ATGAGTGACAATCCAACCAGTTTTCGCTTTCTGATGACGGCTCCCGGCGTGCTGGACTGGCTTGCTTTCCTTCGGGATCGCGGTCTGGCTGAAAAGAGCCAATTGACCGATATCGGCCGGGATATTCTTGTTCTGGAAACGGGAGAGATTCAGGAAACGCCAATCTATCTGCGCGCCCTGAGCGCAATCGGCGCTGTCATTTCTGGGTTTTTGCTGCTCTATCTGCTATTTCTCTTCGGTCTGTTCGACCTTGACAAGACCAGCCTGAGCATTAACGGGCTGGTCTTTATCGGCCTCTCGGCCCTTCTGCATGCGCTCGGAATGCGCAAGACCAGTCTGGGACGTGATTTCTATATCCAGCTGTCCCTGACGCTGCTTCAGGTTGGCAAATTCGCGTTGGTGGCGGGGCTGGCACAGATTGTCCATGACCAGTTTGGTCTCAGCTGGTTCTGGACCATTTCGGTCATTCTCGGTCTCATCGTCATATTGAGCTTTTTGGCTTTCCCCTCATCCATCGAGCGCTTTGTCTCAAGCTTCACATTTCTGGCTTCACTCTGGGTCTGTCTGCTTGTGGAGTGGCCCGATCATCTCAAGCTGGCAGGTTTCAACCTTCTGCTGATTGGTCACATGCTGGCTTTGGCGGCCATTTTGCGCTGGCCCTTTGTGCGACAACGCCTGACAAGTTTTTATGATGCCCTGTTGCTGTCTCTCTGTCTTGCCATCGGGCTGATCCAGAGTTTTCTCTCTGCCGGTCATCAGAGCTGGCTTGATCTGCCCGAGCAAATCGAAGCCGTAATGGGCATCGGCTATCGCTGGTCGGTCCAGATCACAATGGCTCTGGCGCTGTTGGCCCTGATATTGTGGCTGGCCGGGAGAAGGGGAAAGCTGATGCGCGAGCCTGTGCTGGCAACCTTGCTCGGTTTGGCCGCTCTGGCCATATTCTCCAATGCCGGTATTCTGCTGGCGCTGGGGCTGATGATCCTTGGATTTGCAACCCACCGTCAGGGGCATATCCTGCTGGGCCTGCTCTTTGCCCTGTTCTTTGGCTTCCTCTATTATTATCTGCTTGATTTGACATTACTACAGAAATCAGCCGTCCTGATTGCTTCCGGCGCGCTGTTGCTGTTCGGTTCGGCCTATATCTATTGGCGCGGCTGGCATTTGCCACAGCAGGAAAAGCCGTCGGCTCGACGAGGCACCGACGCAGGGGAGGCGCTGTCATGA
- a CDS encoding GDYXXLXY domain-containing protein gives MMRHLILLALLPILLVLNYSVLERELLRNNGELVLLELAPVDPRSLMQGDYMRLQYSLVQQASTAWRTMRNEARGGKVGEPKGRLMVIELDESARARFARFYSQGEGLAQNERLIAFQFHPDGGSRSIRLLPQSFFFQEGQASHFEKARFGMMHLGPDGDHILVGLADEAGRQIKP, from the coding sequence ATGATGAGGCATTTGATCCTTTTGGCCCTGCTTCCCATTCTGCTGGTGCTCAATTACTCCGTGCTTGAACGGGAGCTGTTGCGCAATAATGGCGAACTGGTGCTGCTGGAACTGGCTCCGGTCGATCCGCGCTCGCTCATGCAGGGCGATTATATGCGCCTGCAATATAGTCTGGTGCAGCAGGCAAGCACCGCTTGGCGCACAATGCGCAATGAAGCGAGGGGCGGCAAGGTCGGCGAACCAAAAGGCCGGTTAATGGTAATCGAGCTGGATGAAAGCGCCCGCGCCCGCTTCGCCCGCTTCTACTCCCAAGGGGAAGGCCTTGCGCAAAATGAACGCCTTATTGCCTTTCAGTTCCATCCAGATGGCGGCTCGCGAAGCATCCGCCTGTTGCCGCAATCCTTCTTCTTTCAGGAGGGGCAGGCAAGTCATTTTGAAAAGGCCCGTTTTGGCATGATGCATCTAGGCCCCGATGGGGATCATATTCTGGTCGGGCTGGCCGATGAAGCGGGCCGCCAGATCAAGCCCTGA
- a CDS encoding TetR/AcrR family transcriptional regulator, producing the protein MKKKRTALAEVPTVEIDSKMDSEERVVGGRVKRRQKKTRIRLLKAGYGLITEKGIDETAIMEITDAADVGFGTFYNYFSSKDDIAMQILDCVVHALGERSDAVNKACNIDDPVLIIANSVRLTAHAMMKDPMWKSWLKRTDLMVQRMRDVFRPFGIRDMQRAVDAGMYHIPNDNLESAWSLHIWLLTGKITDIAHGYCAPESEMQMCESIMRMMGVEQEKAHAVSVGPLPSAPPLKIDFSYIHESGETD; encoded by the coding sequence ATGAAGAAGAAGAGAACGGCTCTTGCTGAAGTGCCCACAGTCGAGATTGATAGCAAGATGGATTCAGAAGAGCGCGTCGTTGGCGGGCGGGTCAAGCGTCGTCAGAAAAAGACCCGTATTCGGTTGCTCAAGGCCGGATATGGTCTGATCACCGAAAAAGGCATTGATGAGACGGCGATCATGGAGATCACCGACGCTGCCGATGTCGGCTTTGGTACCTTCTATAATTATTTCTCCTCCAAAGACGATATCGCGATGCAGATTCTGGATTGCGTGGTGCACGCCCTTGGCGAACGGTCCGACGCCGTCAACAAGGCTTGCAACATTGATGATCCGGTACTGATCATCGCCAATTCCGTTCGCCTGACTGCCCATGCCATGATGAAAGATCCGATGTGGAAGTCCTGGCTCAAGCGCACGGACCTGATGGTCCAGCGCATGCGCGACGTGTTCAGGCCCTTCGGTATTCGCGACATGCAGCGGGCCGTGGATGCGGGCATGTATCATATTCCCAATGACAATCTGGAATCCGCCTGGAGCCTGCATATCTGGCTGCTGACCGGTAAGATCACGGATATCGCCCACGGCTATTGCGCGCCAGAGTCAGAAATGCAGATGTGTGAATCCATCATGCGCATGATGGGGGTCGAGCAGGAAAAGGCTCATGCTGTCTCGGTCGGGCCCTTGCCATCGGCTCCACCGCTCAAGATTGATTTCTCCTATATTCACGAAAGCGGCGAAACCGATTGA
- a CDS encoding DUF2157 domain-containing protein, whose protein sequence is MESKPEGLTGLERLRDIRLDRHLLDELMRRGSISAELRRQSLDWLHPGHLWARWTMVMLMAFGAGLSLAGIVFFFAFNWANIPDLIKLALIEMGIILTAVGAWLLPAEKLPGRLLLMAAAMLTGVFLAVFGQIYQTGADAWQFFALWALLITIWTVIGRFLPLWVLWLGLVNLSFYLWWADVPWLQNDDQSLLYLVHVLIIGAVLIVREWLLPCDEFDEQTDFVWLAPRWTRWLLLAGMLAFLFPPLMIWIANWETASMLVTFSALAAAVIVFILFVAFRYWRPDIPALAMEFLMICILVIIGLAILLFDTLFESLGTTFFTAISAIVCFAAAAGYLRRLLALGIDQEEAGL, encoded by the coding sequence ATGGAAAGCAAGCCGGAAGGTCTGACCGGCCTTGAGAGGCTCAGGGATATCAGGCTGGATCGCCATCTGCTCGATGAGTTGATGCGCAGAGGATCCATCAGCGCCGAGCTGCGCCGCCAGAGTCTGGATTGGTTACATCCGGGGCATCTGTGGGCTCGCTGGACCATGGTCATGCTGATGGCATTCGGTGCCGGGTTGTCGCTGGCCGGTATAGTCTTTTTCTTCGCCTTCAACTGGGCCAACATTCCCGATCTAATCAAGCTTGCTCTCATTGAAATGGGCATCATACTGACAGCAGTTGGCGCTTGGCTCTTGCCTGCCGAAAAGCTGCCCGGCCGTCTGCTGCTCATGGCCGCAGCCATGCTGACCGGTGTTTTTCTGGCAGTCTTCGGACAGATTTACCAGACTGGTGCCGACGCTTGGCAATTCTTCGCTCTCTGGGCGTTGCTCATTACGATCTGGACCGTCATCGGGCGCTTTTTGCCCCTATGGGTGCTCTGGCTCGGGCTCGTCAATCTTTCCTTCTATCTCTGGTGGGCAGATGTTCCATGGTTGCAGAATGACGATCAGAGCCTGCTTTATCTTGTCCATGTGCTGATCATTGGCGCTGTGCTGATCGTCCGTGAATGGTTGTTGCCCTGCGATGAGTTTGATGAGCAAACCGATTTTGTCTGGCTTGCTCCCCGCTGGACCCGCTGGCTGCTGCTTGCTGGCATGCTGGCCTTTCTCTTTCCGCCTTTGATGATCTGGATCGCCAACTGGGAAACGGCAAGTATGCTGGTCACATTCTCGGCTTTGGCAGCCGCCGTTATCGTGTTCATTCTTTTCGTCGCCTTCCGCTATTGGCGACCCGATATCCCGGCGCTTGCAATGGAATTTCTGATGATCTGCATTCTCGTCATCATTGGACTCGCAATCCTGTTGTTCGACACCCTGTTTGAGTCTCTGGGGACGACCTTCTTCACCGCCATCTCGGCCATCGTCTGCTTCGCTGCCGCTGCGGGCTATTTGCGCCGCCTTCTGGCGCTGGGCATAGATCAGGAGGAAGCCGGACTATGA